A stretch of Roseovarius sp. M141 DNA encodes these proteins:
- a CDS encoding polyprenyl synthetase family protein: MQTQLDAAARDIAAHLAQVLRPYSGHVGDAMRHATQGGKRLRAFLVLEGARLHGVGAARAIWPATAIEAMHAYSLVHDDLPCMDDDAERRGQPTVHVKWDEMTAVLTGDALQALAFQLVVHPEVGSGDVRAELAQTLARAAGGQGMVLGQALDMAAERAQTPLSLDRITALQAGKTGALFEWSAAVGARMADADPAPLIRYAAAMGQAFQIHDDVIDVTGDAAAAGKAVGKDAEAGKATFVSLLGLDGARTRAATLVDDACDALSDYGADATTLQQTARFAISRHS, encoded by the coding sequence GTGCAGACGCAACTGGACGCCGCCGCACGCGACATCGCCGCGCATCTGGCGCAGGTATTGCGCCCCTATTCGGGGCATGTCGGCGATGCCATGCGTCATGCCACGCAGGGCGGCAAGCGGCTGCGCGCATTTTTGGTGCTGGAGGGTGCGCGGCTGCATGGGGTCGGTGCTGCGAGGGCGATCTGGCCCGCCACGGCGATCGAGGCGATGCATGCCTACAGCCTTGTACATGATGATCTGCCCTGCATGGATGACGATGCGGAGCGGCGCGGACAGCCCACCGTGCATGTCAAATGGGATGAAATGACCGCTGTGTTGACGGGCGACGCCCTTCAGGCGCTGGCGTTTCAGCTGGTCGTGCATCCCGAGGTGGGCAGCGGCGATGTACGCGCCGAGCTGGCGCAGACTCTTGCGCGCGCCGCCGGCGGGCAGGGCATGGTATTAGGGCAGGCGCTGGACATGGCGGCCGAGCGCGCGCAGACGCCGCTGTCGCTGGACCGGATCACCGCGCTTCAGGCCGGTAAAACCGGCGCCCTGTTCGAGTGGAGCGCGGCCGTCGGCGCGCGCATGGCCGACGCTGACCCCGCACCGCTGATCCGCTATGCCGCCGCGATGGGGCAGGCGTTTCAGATCCATGACGATGTAATCGACGTCACCGGTGACGCCGCCGCAGCAGGCAAGGCAGTGGGCAAGGATGCAGAGGCCGGCAAGGCGACATTCGTGTCGCTGCTGGGGCTGGACGGCGCACGGACGCGCGCCGCCACGCTGGTTGACGATGCCTGCGATGCGCTATCTGACTATGGCGCGGATGCGACGACCTTGCAGCAGACCGCGCGCTTCGCTATC